The nucleotide window ggagggggtgagagcagGGCTCGAAATTAACAGCAATTAGAATGTTCTGTTAGActagaatgtttgttttttctacagccacaccaagaattgtgttagccccaccatgaaacaagcaagaacATAGTGTATTctattgtgtatgtattcacattgaaattcaaaattgatttgagccccacgactgtatggattacttaaatagtgttgcaaataacctagACCCGTGTCAGAATGGGGGATGCGGTTTATAACTTCTGCTCCATGAATCCTGTTCACACACTGTCTTCTTGTGATGGTTATAAGACTGATGCCTCCCCTATctgtctcctgccctctctctcctcttgtctctcccctctctctcctcttgtctctctcttctctctcccctcctctctctactcccctctctcctcccctctctcccctcctctctctcctcccctctctcctcccctctcccctcctctctctcctcctctctcctcttgtctctcccacctctctcctcttgtctctcccccctctctcctcttctctctctctcccctcctctctctcctcccctctctcctcccttcccctctctccttctctcccctgctcccctagGCTAACGTAATGCTGGAGTACGACATTGACGACGCCCAGGCCCTGCTGGAGAAGAACCTGACCACCGCGTCTCGGAACCTGGACTCCCTAGAGGACGACCTAGACTTCCTACGAGACCAGTTCACCACCACCGAAGTCAGTATCCTTCCACCCAGACTCCGGGGCCATCTGGGGACTGCTTGTCTTGCTCCTGGCTCACTGGTCTGCAAGCTAGAAGATGGAGACTAGCTACACCAGGTCTCCTCCGCCCTGGAGGAGATGTGTGTGGTTCTGATTCCCCTCTAACTATGTAGCGTGTAGCTagtaaggagagagggagagggagggagggagggagggagggagggagagagggagggagagagggagggagagagggagggagagagggagagagggagggagagagggagggagggagagagagagagagagagggagagagggagagagggagagagggagagagggagagagggagggagggagagagggagagagggagagagggagagagggagagagagagagagagagagagagagagagaggagagagagggagagagggagagagggagagagagagagagaggggggggggagggagggagagggggagggaatgagCCAAAGTCTCTCCTGTTGCGtgtctcctcctctgttccctcctgttgtctgtccttctgtcctcctcGGCTGGTGTGGTGCTCCCTAACCTGCTGTCCAGACATGGCCAGAGTCTACAACTGGGACGTGAAGCGACGCAGCAAAGACAACCTCCTCAAGTCCGTCACTGACAAGTCTTAATGCAAGCTGTTCCCCTTCCCCTCGCGTCACTccgcccctctcacacacacacacacactcttcagtcCCCTCCAAACTCTGCTTCCCCTTCCCCTAATCaagtacaccccccccacacacacacacacactcttcagtcCCCTccaaactgcccccccccccctcccctcatagCAACTAACCATATCTATTGATTTGTTACTTTTTAAAGTATTTTTTCAAGTAAAACGAAACAAATGTTTACGAGGCAGTTCTTTTTTTGTATTCTTTTTATGATTCAGTATATCTATTTAGGTGGTTTTACCATCCCGGTAATCTAAGGTTTGTAGACATGTCTTCCAGCTCCCCTCCTTACCTTCGTCTCCTCATGGTTTCCTGTTCCATCTCtcagttttttttacttatttttaTGAGTGTGTTAGGCCTACCTGTTTGGGACTGCTCAGTGGGTTTGTTTATTTCTCATCATCCTCTTCTCTGGAGACGGGGCTGACATGAGGAGGATGATGTCATCCACAGCTCAGCCTGCTGACAAGCACCTGTGATGTCATAagaggtgtttgggggggggggggggggggggggggtgatgtcaCAGACCGGCCCGGCCCACCTGGGTTTCCCTGACGACAATGGTTCCGAACAGAAGTTCTCATTCTACAGTTTTTGCGTTCCGGTTCTACAGTTctgagttctctctctctttcccccccccatgcctacttccctcctcctgtttctAATGTCTGCTTGTCCAACATGGCTGTATTTATGTGTCTCCACTAAACACTGAATGGGGATGGAGACGACTCGATGATTGAGGCACTTGGTGGTGTTTCGTCAGCGCTGGGTCATGAACTGTCACGGCAGACGAAAGCATAAACGGTCAACTGCTCAAATAATAAACGTCAACGTTAGTCTGCAAGTCTGTGTTTTTATGACTTTCTGTTGCACACTGCCACCTTGTGGTCATATGTGGCGGTGCAGAGTGACTGGGGCCCTACATCAAGtgatcttcaaccctggtcctctggaCCCCGCTGACCTgcgtgttctagatgtttccctgctccagcacacctgaaaAAAATGGTCTTTaccaggcttccacagagcttgataacaacccattcatttgaatcgggtttgttggagcagggaaacgtctagaacagtggttctcaaccctggtcctcaagtaccccctgtcctgcatgttttagatgtttccctgctccaacacacctgattcaaatgaaggggtcgttatctagttacacagaagcctgctaacgaccattcatttgaatcaggtgtgttggaacagggaaacatctaaaacatgcaggacagcggccctcgaggaccaggattggagagcCCTGATCATGCAGAAGAGTGGGTCCTGAGAGGCAGGGTTGAAGTCCTCTGCCCTAGGTGACCAGCAGTACAGGATCCTGCCACATCGCAAGACAGAGACGAGGACGACCAGGGTTTACCAGTcacatttttattcattttttagtATGTTTCCATTTCTGTCGATAGATAAGTGGCACAGGGAGAGCTGCGCCCATGGGTGGACAGTCACATGGTATAGTACAGGctaagagagaagagacagtcaTCTCTTCGGCTCCTCGCGCCCTCTCTCCTAGCCTCCTAGGCCGAGCTCACCGGAGGGAGGGGTCAGCCAACGACGGCGTCTGCCAAGGAGGCTAGGAGACGAGGAGGCTAGGAGGGACGGGGGAGAGGGGACCGAGGAGACGAGCTTTTCGATGTCCGCCCACTCCAACAAAAACACACCTCCCACGAGGATCCTGCCGCAGACTGGAGTTGTGGATGTGGGCGTGTCGGGTTGTGATGAGTTAACCAaccgctgagagagagacagagagagagacagagagagagagacagagagagagacagagagagagacagagagagggagagagagttctctCAGCTTTACAGGGTCTCTGTCCCATAGTTTGAAGAGGCAAGATGCTGGAGAACGACGAGATGTCCAAGTTGGTGCTGTACAAAGGCTTATCCGATAGGTCGAGGAGCCACGGGGTGAGAACTCCCACGGACCAATCAGTGACACAGGAGGGGGTTGGCCTGTTGGTGTAGGAGTTATGTGAGATTTAGAGCAAGCTTGTTATCTTCAGAGTtctgtgatgggggggggggggtagttacagagggagatggaggggaacagagagggaggttagaggaaCTAATTGAATCGAAATGTCATTGttctctgggggggaggggggggggggggggggttccgggTTCCACAGACGGAACACCATCTGTCCAAGGTTCCGTTACGGAATGAGAAGCCCTCACTCTGGGCGCATTCTCAGAATGTCTTTACTACCTCTACCACGGCGGTCTCTTTATGAATCGACGAGAACAGAACACACAAAAGAACACAACCTCCTCCAGTGGGTCTGTTATCTTTCATAGCATCCTTCTCAAAATGGCCGACACCAAACCTTTCTTTGGTTTGTCAAACCGTAACCCCATAGTATAGTAACCCAGTCATCCactcagagagacaaagagtcaTGTCGCTAAGGCTCCTTCTAGACAGTGTTTCACCTAACTATTATAAACTGGGTTATAGTTTCAACAAGTATACTTCATTTCCTTTAAGTCAGGTGGGACTGTTGCAAAAGATGTAAAAAAAAGATTACATCACACTTTTAcctatcccccctcctctcccccagcccccctcctctccccccagcccccctcctctcccccagcccccctcctctcccccagctcccctccactctcccaccCCTACCCACAAGATCTTAGGTGGGATATTCAGTGTCGTCTCACTGCAGTGTTACTATACAGGACAGTGCGATCGCACACCATCACCAGCACAGCCTGCTGTAGCTTCATCTGCATCCATCTTGATTTGAACCAAACGTCCCCACTAGGTTTCATAGTCGCTGACGCACTCTTGTCAAGCGTCATCGCGGTGGAGTGTCATTTCAGCGTGTGCAAGGGATTGTGGGTAGCGCAGTCTCTTCGAGAGGGCGTCCCGTCGCCCGCGGAACTTTGTCCTCCGTCCCGGAAAAGTTCTGGAACGTTCGGGAGGCTGGAAacacgtcctctctctctcagggctgtgTACACAAGCAGGGCTGTGGTTAAGGTGGCCTGGGGCTGTACAGAGGACAAAGGCCTGGGGTTTGGGAGCTGTATCCTCTTTGAGTCCACCTTAAATGACAGGGGCTCCTTTGTCCAGGGCAGAGGCTGTGGAGACAGTACTTTGGGGcttcaacctgtgtgtgtgtgtgtgtgtgtgtgtggcggcagCAGGGGCAGATACCAGGAGAAGATGGGAGGTtctagagggaggaggaggggtcacACTCGGGATTCACTGCATATTATTTGTGGTCATTATGTCCACTGGTCGTCTATCAGGACTGCATGTCGGGGGTAAGGAGATGAGACATGGGGTAGagtgggtgaggagagaggaggtgaggagataggaggagggatagagagggagtgaggagaggaggttaggaGATGAGACGAGGggtggaaggggtgaggagagaggaggtgaggagacgaAGGGAGacaaggtgaggagaagagaggtggagatgagGGTTAgggaaaagaaacagaaagaaaacgGAAGAGGAGTGTGGTGAGATTTGGAGTGGTAGCAACCATGTAGGAGGACGAGTGGAccagggcctggggagagggagatcagggcctggagagagggagatcaggGCCTGGGGAGTTCagggcctggagagagggagatcaggCCCTGGGGAGAtcagggcctggggagagggagatcatggcctggggagagggagatcagggcctgggggagagggagatcagggcctggagagagggagatcaggGCCTGGGGAGAtcagggcctggggagagggagatcagggcctgggggagagggagatcagggcctggggagagggagatccgGGCCTGGGGAGAtcagggcctggggagagggagatcagggcctgggggagagggagatcaggGCCTGGGGAGAtcagggcctggggagagggagatcaggGCCAGGAGCAGCATCTAGGAACTGACTGGACTGTTATGGGGACCTGAAGGAAACcaccctcagagagagagagagggagagagggagagtgatgcCCATCAGCCGAGTCTCTCAGGAGATCTCTCCCGTCCACCGACAAGCCCAGCGTCTCCAGCGCCAACAGGTCTCCTACGGCGGACCAGGGGGTGAGgtcgggggagggcaggggagggagggcgggggaggggagatggaaccATGGGGacatcagggggaggagagggatccgCTCGGGTGCCAGAAACTCCTCTGAACCAATCAGCAGAGACACCTGCGGTCGCTCTTGGTGACCTCCTCGGAGGAGTGGACTACGTTGGGCACGAAGCCACTCTtcaccccctcccagccctcctggATGGTGATGTCACCGGAGCGCACCAGCTGGAAGATGTCCCTGGTGAGCTCCGTGAAGGCGTGCTCCACGTTGATGGCGTCGCGGGCCGAGGTCTCCACGTAGCGCATGCCGTACGCCACCGCCAGCTTCTCCGCTTCCTGTTTGGTCACCTGGGAAACCGAGATGTCCGTCAGGATGATGCAGGTTGTGAGCGTTTACATTTAGAACCGTCCTCACTGGTCGCAAGATGTGATGCCAGAAATACTATCAATGTTGTGTTGACTTTTGCTTTCCACATTATTCTAGGTTTTAAACAAAcattaaaaatataaatatatatatataataaactatgaacacacaaacagaaccaGTGACCACACAAACCGTCCATACGTCTCGACCCAGAGCATCTCTCACCTGACGTTGGGCCTCCAGGTCGCACTTGTGTCCGACCAATAGGAAGACGATGCTGTGCGGCTGGACGTggctcctggcctcctccagccaATCGTGGACATTCTGGAAGGAGCGGCGGTTGGTGATGTCGAAGAGGAGGAGCCCGCCCACCGAGTTACGGTAGTAGGCTCTGGTGATGGacctggtgagggagggagggagggtggagggagggtgggaggtggagggagggtggtgggagggaggagggtgggagggagggtggagggagggtggtgggagggtgggaggtggagggagggtggtgggagggaggagggtgggagggagggtggagggagggtggagggagggtgggtggagggagggaggagagaggatgaggggaaggagaaggtgagggaagaatgaaagagaaaggggagagaggagaggggcattggtggaagaagagagggatggagcaggagaagaagaagaaaggacaTCCGGGgatcagagagggggggggggaaagggggagacaagagagacacagtacatttcatttacatttcgcaaacgctcttatccagagcgacttacagtaagtacagggacatttcccccgaggcaagtagggtgaagtgccttgcccaaggacacaatgtaatttggcacagccgggaatcgaactggcaaccttatgattactggcccgattccctcaccgctcagccatctgactcgcaATTTAGTAATAGGTTCCGACTTCATCATTTGACTGTAGGCAGTCTCTGAGCAGACTCTTCTGactagagagaggagaaggatgaggggatgaaACAGAGCGATGGGAGGAGactgggagagggtgggaggtgaagaggaggagggatgggaaggagagatgaggacagATGGAAAGGTGTTAGTCAGGGATATGCggtgagagggaagaaggggagaATATGGAGATGGAGACTCGACACAGGGCGGATGTGAGACTCATATtcatagaaagagggagagagtgaatcaCAAGACAGACTATGAGGAGAGCGGGGTCCAGAACCAGAAAATCCTTTTCTTTCAATGGAGCTTTTTAGCGATTTTCAAGCTAAATTCATACTGAAGACCGTAGGCGTATACGATTTGAAGTAACAGGTGTCCTTGAGGGATTGTTCAGTAGCTTCCA belongs to Osmerus mordax isolate fOsmMor3 chromosome 23, fOsmMor3.pri, whole genome shotgun sequence and includes:
- the LOC136967865 gene encoding ras-related protein Rab-39B, with translation MEAIWLYQFRLIVIGDSTVGKSCLIRRFTEGRFAQVSDPTVGVDFFSRLVEIEPGKRIKLQIWDTAGQERFRSITRAYYRNSVGGLLLFDITNRRSFQNVHDWLEEARSHVQPHSIVFLLVGHKCDLEAQRQVTKQEAEKLAVAYGMRYVETSARDAINVEHAFTELTRDIFQLVRSGDITIQEGWEGVKSGFVPNVVHSSEEVTKSDRRCLC